One Luoshenia tenuis DNA window includes the following coding sequences:
- a CDS encoding cyclase family protein, with protein sequence MWIDATVPMENGMPVWPGDEPFCMAIEQTAQVAGAVSTQSRFGQGTHCGTHIDAPFHYDPAGARVDAFDAQVLVGPAYVLDLTGQLTGHIRTQDVQGRFPEGCKRLLIKTDNSKWLGSGGFRSDFIALEPEAAAYLARQGIQLLGIDAFSIGPMGRIGDQTHRAFLKGRLAVALETVPLREVRSGAIQLICAPLKLAGAEAAPARVWIWQEEG encoded by the coding sequence ATGTGGATAGACGCCACTGTGCCGATGGAAAACGGCATGCCGGTTTGGCCGGGCGATGAGCCGTTTTGTATGGCGATTGAACAAACCGCGCAGGTAGCCGGTGCGGTATCCACTCAAAGCCGTTTTGGGCAGGGCACGCATTGCGGTACGCATATCGACGCGCCCTTTCACTACGATCCTGCCGGCGCGCGGGTAGATGCGTTTGACGCGCAGGTGCTGGTGGGCCCGGCTTACGTTCTGGATCTCACCGGTCAGCTTACAGGCCATATACGCACGCAGGATGTGCAGGGCCGGTTCCCGGAAGGCTGCAAACGGTTGCTGATCAAAACGGATAATTCTAAATGGCTGGGGTCTGGTGGCTTTCGCAGCGACTTTATCGCGCTGGAGCCCGAAGCGGCCGCCTACCTTGCGCGTCAAGGCATCCAGCTTTTGGGGATAGACGCTTTTTCCATCGGGCCGATGGGGCGGATAGGGGATCAGACCCACCGCGCATTTTTAAAAGGCCGCCTGGCTGTGGCGCTGGAAACCGTGCCGCTGCGGGAGGTGCGTTCTGGGGCGATACAACTGATCTGTGCGCCACTAAAGCTGGCGGGGGCTGAGGCCGCGCCTGCGCGCGTGTGGATCTGGCAGGAGGAGGGATAA
- a CDS encoding DUF3048 domain-containing protein gives MHKLKTILAGLLCALLITAGCQTVQPEPSASPTPEATPEIVLEPKVTQTPEPTAEPLNLSTTTGLPTTLDYRPVEVMVENSPEARPQSGFNQADVIYEAYVEGQITRFMLVYATQLPPEKVGPVRSARIYYLDLAQEWDGIYTHFGGANDPNASNVYKKFKQITLRGHLDGMTEKNYFWRDSSRKSPHNAYVNISEVTNLYGNGVKMPQTPRQFANFRGGSDAPLAGESVQTLTLPYSSFNKVIYTYNADTGLYSRAIGNKPFTDKETGKQCTAANIIVQYAKHGSYNDKAGHISIGLVGSGNAEYYCDGVMRKGTWEKTSETAQTVFKDEDGKVITLAPGNTYVQIVPTNFKVTRG, from the coding sequence ATGCACAAGTTAAAAACTATCTTGGCGGGGCTGCTTTGCGCCCTGCTGATCACAGCTGGCTGCCAGACCGTGCAGCCGGAACCTTCGGCTTCTCCTACTCCGGAGGCGACTCCGGAAATCGTGCTGGAGCCTAAAGTGACCCAGACGCCGGAGCCGACGGCGGAACCGCTCAACCTTTCTACCACGACGGGGTTGCCGACCACGCTTGATTACCGCCCGGTGGAGGTAATGGTGGAGAATTCGCCGGAAGCGCGTCCGCAGTCCGGCTTTAATCAGGCGGATGTGATCTACGAAGCCTATGTAGAGGGGCAGATCACCCGGTTCATGCTGGTGTATGCGACCCAGCTTCCGCCCGAAAAGGTGGGGCCGGTGCGCAGCGCGCGCATCTACTACCTGGACTTGGCCCAGGAATGGGACGGTATCTACACCCATTTCGGCGGAGCTAACGACCCCAATGCCTCCAACGTCTATAAGAAGTTTAAGCAGATCACCCTGCGCGGGCATTTAGATGGCATGACGGAGAAAAATTATTTCTGGCGGGATTCCTCGCGAAAGAGCCCACATAACGCCTATGTCAATATCAGCGAGGTGACGAACCTGTACGGAAATGGCGTAAAGATGCCGCAGACGCCGCGGCAGTTTGCCAATTTCCGCGGGGGGAGCGATGCGCCTTTGGCGGGCGAGAGCGTACAGACCTTGACGCTGCCCTACAGCTCGTTTAACAAGGTCATCTACACTTATAATGCGGATACCGGGCTTTACAGCCGCGCAATCGGCAATAAGCCCTTTACCGATAAGGAAACCGGCAAGCAGTGCACTGCGGCCAATATCATCGTGCAGTATGCCAAGCATGGCAGCTATAACGATAAGGCCGGGCACATCAGCATCGGCCTTGTGGGTTCGGGCAATGCGGAATATTATTGCGATGGCGTAATGCGCAAGGGTACCTGGGAAAAGACCAGCGAAACGGCCCAGACGGTGTTTAAGGACGAAGATGGCAAGGTCATCACCCTGGCGCCGGGCAATACCTATGTGCAGATCGTGCCCACCAATTTTAAGGTGACCCGCGGCTAA
- a CDS encoding sugar transferase, which translates to MTVENAEERRRLLQERRQFALEYSKERKRPYDKVKRVCDIIGSFVLLIFFVIVLPIFALCIKLDSRGPVFFVQERVGKDMRLFRMYKFRTMVYDAEQRAAEVKQSKDCKNEFIQHENDPRVTRVGAVLRRFSLDELPQLFNIIKGEMSLVGPRPFIIEETLMCRPEHLRRHTVRPGMSGYAQVNGRNDLTLEERMEKDLYYVDHMGFWMDVGIMIKTFFAIFSKKGAY; encoded by the coding sequence ATGACGGTTGAAAATGCTGAAGAACGGCGCAGGCTGTTGCAGGAAAGGCGGCAGTTCGCGCTGGAATATAGCAAAGAGCGCAAACGGCCATATGATAAGGTCAAGCGGGTATGCGATATTATCGGGTCTTTTGTGTTGCTGATTTTCTTTGTTATCGTTCTGCCCATCTTCGCGCTGTGCATTAAACTGGATTCGCGCGGCCCGGTCTTTTTCGTGCAGGAACGGGTGGGCAAGGATATGCGCCTGTTCCGCATGTACAAGTTCCGCACCATGGTGTATGACGCCGAGCAGCGTGCGGCGGAAGTAAAGCAGAGCAAGGATTGCAAAAACGAATTTATCCAGCATGAGAACGACCCGCGGGTCACCCGGGTAGGCGCGGTGCTGCGCCGGTTCAGCCTGGATGAGTTGCCGCAGCTGTTCAATATCATTAAAGGCGAGATGAGCCTGGTGGGGCCGCGCCCGTTCATCATCGAAGAAACGCTGATGTGCAGGCCGGAGCACCTGCGCCGCCATACCGTGCGCCCCGGGATGAGCGGCTATGCACAGGTAAACGGACGCAATGATTTGACCCTGGAAGAAAGAATGGAAAAGGACCTTTATTATGTGGACCATATGGGCTTTTGGATGGATGTGGGCATCATGATAAAGACTTTCTTTGCGATCTTCTCCAAAAAAGGAGCCTATTAG